The proteins below come from a single Argentina anserina chromosome 1, drPotAnse1.1, whole genome shotgun sequence genomic window:
- the LOC126799287 gene encoding protein BIG GRAIN 1-like C isoform X2 — MYMREEEKLPGGGGGRRRRNPSFSSSLLDSIYRSIDESNCGEGDVGFVRESRKQSSSVSKREEAKGGGGGKTNLRRAMMIENWVERQSVHSSMFTNSASSSSESSSGAAFSSSDQTESSYKRRSKQSPVVLSVRSENMEKAKSQSGSGGGGGFTKTKLRALKIYGELKKAKQPISPGGKIASFINSIFNSGNVKKAKMCYVGAVEDVSTSEHVNKSTKSSNGNKRSVRFYPISVILGEDDSNISSHKCVYEQDPSLMPKPTFQKYARTSGQSFRRSFCEDVDDDESEAESYSSSDLFELNQPVGIGRYTEELPVYETTNFRTNQAIAKGLIL; from the exons CAtgagggaggaggagaagcttccgggaggtggaggaggaaggaggagaagaaacccttctttctcttcttctcttcttgatTCTATTTACCGTTCCATTGATGAATCCAACTGTGGGGAAGGGGATGTGGGGTTTGTTAGAGAGTCGAGGAAACAGAGCAGCTCTGTTTCAAAGCGTGAAGAGGCTAAAGGAGGAGGCGGTGGGAAGACCAATCTTCGCCGAGCTATGATGATCGAGAATTGGGTTGAGAGGCAGAGCGTTCATAGCTCTATGTTCACGAACTCGGCTTCGAGTTCTTCAGAGTCGAGCTCCGGAGCTGCATTCTCTTCTTCGGATCAAACAGAGTCGAGCTATAAACGACGATCGAAACAGAGTCCGGTGGTGCTGTCTGTTCGCTCCGAAAATATGGAGAAGGCGAAAAGCCAGAGTGGAagtggaggtggaggtgggTTTACGAAGACGAAGCTTAGAGCTCTGAAAATCTACGGCGAGTTGAAGAAAGCCAAGCAGCCCATTTCGCCGGGAGGTAAAATCGCGAGCTTCATCAACTCGATTTTCAATTCCGGGAACGTCAAGAAAGCCAAGATGTGTTATGTTGGAGCTGTAGAAGACGTGAGCACTTCAGAGCACGTAAACAA GTCCACGAAATCGAGCAATGGCAACAAGAGGTCTGTTAGGTTTTATCCAATAAGTGTGATTCTTGGTGAAGATGATTCTAATATTTCAAGCCATAAATGTGTTTATGAACAAGACCCTAGCTTGATGCCAAAGCCTACATTTCAAAAATATGCAAGAACTTCTGGTCAGAGTTTCCGGAGAAGCTTCTGTGaagatgttgatgatgatgaaagtgAAGCTGAGAGTTATTCAAGTTCAGATCTTTTCGAGCTTAATCAGCCTGTTGGTATTGGTAGATATACAGAAGAGCTTCCAGTTTATGAAACCACTAATTTCAGAACCAATCAAGCCATTGCCAAAGGCTTGATATTGTAA
- the LOC126799287 gene encoding protein BIG GRAIN 1-like B isoform X1 — translation MYMREEEKLPGGGGGRRRRNPSFSSSLLDSIYRSIDESNCGEGDVGFVRESRKQSSSVSKREEAKGGGGGKTNLRRAMMIENWVERQSVHSSMFTNSASSSSESSSGAAFSSSDQTESSYKRRSKQSPVVLSVRSENMEKAKSQSGSGGGGGFTKTKLRALKIYGELKKAKQPISPGGKIASFINSIFNSGNVKKAKMCYVGAVEDVSTSEHVNKSTYSSSSASTFSRSCLSKPSSRSTKSSNGNKRSVRFYPISVILGEDDSNISSHKCVYEQDPSLMPKPTFQKYARTSGQSFRRSFCEDVDDDESEAESYSSSDLFELNQPVGIGRYTEELPVYETTNFRTNQAIAKGLIL, via the coding sequence CAtgagggaggaggagaagcttccgggaggtggaggaggaaggaggagaagaaacccttctttctcttcttctcttcttgatTCTATTTACCGTTCCATTGATGAATCCAACTGTGGGGAAGGGGATGTGGGGTTTGTTAGAGAGTCGAGGAAACAGAGCAGCTCTGTTTCAAAGCGTGAAGAGGCTAAAGGAGGAGGCGGTGGGAAGACCAATCTTCGCCGAGCTATGATGATCGAGAATTGGGTTGAGAGGCAGAGCGTTCATAGCTCTATGTTCACGAACTCGGCTTCGAGTTCTTCAGAGTCGAGCTCCGGAGCTGCATTCTCTTCTTCGGATCAAACAGAGTCGAGCTATAAACGACGATCGAAACAGAGTCCGGTGGTGCTGTCTGTTCGCTCCGAAAATATGGAGAAGGCGAAAAGCCAGAGTGGAagtggaggtggaggtgggTTTACGAAGACGAAGCTTAGAGCTCTGAAAATCTACGGCGAGTTGAAGAAAGCCAAGCAGCCCATTTCGCCGGGAGGTAAAATCGCGAGCTTCATCAACTCGATTTTCAATTCCGGGAACGTCAAGAAAGCCAAGATGTGTTATGTTGGAGCTGTAGAAGACGTGAGCACTTCAGAGCACGTAAACAAGTCTACATACTCTTCTTCTTCGGCTTCAACTTTCTCAAGGTCTTGTTTAAGCAAACCATCTTCGAGGTCCACGAAATCGAGCAATGGCAACAAGAGGTCTGTTAGGTTTTATCCAATAAGTGTGATTCTTGGTGAAGATGATTCTAATATTTCAAGCCATAAATGTGTTTATGAACAAGACCCTAGCTTGATGCCAAAGCCTACATTTCAAAAATATGCAAGAACTTCTGGTCAGAGTTTCCGGAGAAGCTTCTGTGaagatgttgatgatgatgaaagtgAAGCTGAGAGTTATTCAAGTTCAGATCTTTTCGAGCTTAATCAGCCTGTTGGTATTGGTAGATATACAGAAGAGCTTCCAGTTTATGAAACCACTAATTTCAGAACCAATCAAGCCATTGCCAAAGGCTTGATATTGTAA